One segment of Ureibacillus thermophilus DNA contains the following:
- a CDS encoding MBL fold metallo-hydrolase — MAVQKMTSAQVARKVIENQPLFILDVRNREDFEDWKIEGHRFEYLNVPYFELLEGVEEILPKLPSDQDILVVCAKEGSSVMVAEMLSDAGYDVYYLEGGMKAWSSYLEPIKVGDLTNGGELYQFVRLGKGCLSYMVISDGEAAIIDAVRFKDVFIKFAKEKNVEITHVFDTHLHADHISGGRHIAKETGAKYYLPPKDADEVVYEYNPLEDGLTVKVGNSEIEVGALYSPGHTIGSTSFIVDNKYLLTGDILFIDSIGRPDLAGRAEDWVGDLRETLYRRYRELAEDLIVLPAHFMIIDELNEDGTVAKRLGDLFAENHGLNIESEEEFRKTVTENLPPQPNAYQEIRQVNMGKLTPDEEEQMEMEIGPNRCAVR; from the coding sequence ATGGCAGTTCAAAAAATGACATCAGCACAAGTAGCTCGTAAAGTAATCGAAAATCAACCATTATTTATTTTAGATGTACGAAACAGAGAAGATTTTGAAGATTGGAAAATTGAAGGACACCGATTTGAATATTTAAATGTGCCTTACTTTGAATTATTAGAAGGTGTGGAAGAAATTCTTCCAAAATTACCGTCCGATCAAGATATTTTAGTTGTTTGTGCGAAAGAGGGCTCTTCTGTCATGGTTGCGGAAATGCTTTCAGATGCAGGATACGATGTGTACTACCTTGAGGGGGGTATGAAAGCTTGGAGCTCTTACCTCGAGCCAATTAAAGTAGGTGATTTGACTAATGGAGGTGAACTGTATCAATTTGTTCGTCTAGGGAAAGGCTGCTTATCTTATATGGTCATTTCTGATGGTGAAGCTGCCATTATTGACGCAGTTCGTTTTAAAGATGTGTTCATCAAGTTTGCGAAAGAGAAAAATGTGGAAATTACCCACGTATTTGATACACACTTACATGCGGACCACATCTCCGGAGGACGCCATATTGCAAAGGAAACAGGGGCGAAATATTATTTACCACCAAAAGATGCAGATGAGGTGGTTTATGAATATAATCCATTGGAAGATGGTTTAACAGTGAAGGTTGGGAATTCCGAAATTGAAGTAGGCGCTCTGTATTCACCAGGTCATACAATTGGTTCAACTTCCTTCATCGTAGATAACAAGTATTTATTAACAGGAGATATTTTATTCATTGATTCCATCGGTCGACCTGACTTAGCAGGACGTGCTGAGGATTGGGTAGGAGATCTTCGCGAAACGCTTTATCGCCGTTATCGTGAGTTAGCGGAAGATTTAATTGTATTGCCTGCACACTTCATGATTATTGATGAGTTGAATGAAGATGGAACAGTTGCAAAACGTTTAGGGGATCTATTTGCGGAAAACCATGGTTTAAATATTGAAAGTGAAGAAGAATTCCGTAAGACAGTAACAGAAAACTTGCCACCACAACCAAATGCATACCAAGAAATTCGTCAAGTAAATATGGGGAAATTGACACCAGACGAAGAAGAACAAATGGAAATGGAAATCGGTCCAAACCGTTGTGCGGTACGTTAA
- a CDS encoding ISL3 family transposase: MSHHYSIRNLLNIKDKNITFDENFCAEELIKGVQSKVFYVQLTYQPKACYACGHVFDDQIIKHGFKTSLIKMPSVSGFHTYLKLRKQCYFCKHCHSTFTLKTSVVAKNCCISNNTKVSIALNAKDKISEKDIAIKHNVSHATVSRVIDSFYSYYQPNVHYLPKHLCFDEFKSVKSATGAMSFIFCDSETGEIVDIVEDRRLHVLKEYFLRYSKKARDAVKTIVIDMYSPYISLIQEVFPKAEIVLDKFHILQLFSRALNKTRINVMNRDKKNYNKLKKYWKLLLKDQTKLDYKNYTYHRCFKKHMCEVEILHYLIDLDSELKASYELYQYVRHCIKTKDFELLKKTLENKQNIVSSYMKTAIKTINKYINYVENTLKYDYNNGILEGSNNKIKVIKHISFGYRSFYHFRNRIFITQNLAKIKTA; this comes from the coding sequence ATGTCTCATCATTATTCTATACGTAATTTATTAAATATTAAAGATAAAAATATCACATTTGATGAAAATTTTTGTGCAGAAGAACTCATTAAAGGGGTCCAATCAAAAGTCTTTTATGTCCAATTAACTTACCAACCAAAAGCGTGCTATGCTTGTGGACATGTCTTCGATGATCAAATCATTAAACACGGTTTTAAAACGTCTCTCATTAAAATGCCTAGTGTTTCAGGTTTTCATACCTATTTAAAATTGCGTAAACAGTGTTATTTCTGTAAACATTGTCATTCCACGTTTACTTTAAAAACGAGCGTCGTGGCTAAAAACTGTTGCATTTCCAACAATACCAAAGTATCGATTGCTTTAAACGCCAAAGATAAAATCTCCGAAAAAGATATTGCCATCAAACACAATGTATCTCATGCCACTGTCAGTAGAGTCATTGACAGCTTTTATAGTTACTATCAGCCGAATGTTCACTATCTTCCTAAGCACCTGTGTTTTGACGAGTTTAAATCCGTGAAATCCGCAACTGGAGCGATGTCCTTTATTTTCTGCGACTCTGAAACAGGGGAGATTGTGGATATCGTGGAGGACCGAAGATTACATGTCCTCAAAGAATATTTCTTACGGTATTCCAAGAAGGCGAGAGATGCGGTAAAAACGATTGTCATCGATATGTACAGCCCTTATATTTCCTTAATCCAAGAAGTTTTCCCTAAAGCGGAAATCGTACTCGACAAATTCCATATCCTCCAACTATTTAGCAGAGCTTTAAACAAAACGCGCATCAACGTCATGAATCGGGATAAAAAGAATTACAATAAATTAAAAAAATACTGGAAGCTCCTTCTGAAAGATCAAACAAAACTTGATTATAAGAACTATACATATCATCGTTGCTTTAAAAAGCATATGTGTGAGGTGGAGATTCTCCACTATCTCATTGATTTAGATTCTGAATTAAAAGCGTCCTATGAGTTATACCAATACGTTCGCCATTGCATCAAAACCAAAGACTTTGAGCTCCTAAAGAAAACATTAGAGAATAAACAAAATATCGTTTCCAGCTATATGAAAACCGCCATCAAGACAATCAACAAATACATCAATTACGTCGAGAATACGCTAAAGTACGATTATAATAACGGCATTTTAGAGGGGAGTAATAACAAAATCAAGGTGATTAAACACATTTCTTTCGGTTATCGATCCTTCTATCACTTTAGAAACCGAATATTCATTACCCAAAACTTAGCGAAAATAAAAACCGCTTAG
- a CDS encoding polymorphic toxin type 44 domain-containing protein: protein MSPQSAYASAVGYFVGKVREGGAWDYKVQPGYRYWYKEWTAYTYSGTRVINTEYIGNYNYGYVGETLFSKTVLLIGGTGVGIGVGQPEDEKDRQAITQGFDDAVRYY from the coding sequence ATCTCTCCGCAAAGTGCTTATGCATCTGCAGTAGGTTACTTCGTAGGTAAGGTAAGAGAAGGTGGAGCATGGGACTACAAGGTTCAACCAGGATATAGATACTGGTATAAAGAATGGACAGCCTATACTTATTCAGGAACAAGAGTAATAAATACGGAATATATCGGTAATTATAACTATGGTTACGTAGGTGAAACACTATTTTCTAAAACTGTATTACTTATTGGTGGTACAGGTGTAGGAATTGGTGTTGGACAACCAGAAGATGAAAAAGATAGACAAGCTATTACTCAAGGTTTCGATGATGCTGTTAGATACTACTAG
- a CDS encoding DUF3800 domain-containing protein gives MYLVYVDESGDTGVTNSPTRYFILSALIIHENNWNRFIDDLVDFRRNLRDRYKFKMREEIHAAEFFQSSKKYDHIDKHIKLQICKKTLDFQKSLDYIQVMFIVIDKATFTGDVFETAWKYLIQRIHNTLDNNNFRVINNSSKDENNDNFILIPDKTDDKKLTQLVRKLRRYNPIPSRFGNGYLNLPLTLIVEDPYTKDSMNSYIHQLVDVNAYFMKQSLDPTAYMKRKKAHNFIKRLENIRCTHISKEKNGILMVK, from the coding sequence ATGTATTTAGTGTACGTTGATGAAAGTGGAGATACAGGGGTAACTAATAGCCCAACTAGATACTTCATTTTAAGTGCACTGATTATTCATGAAAATAATTGGAATAGATTCATCGATGACTTAGTCGATTTTAGAAGAAATTTAAGAGACCGTTATAAATTTAAAATGAGAGAGGAAATACACGCTGCCGAGTTCTTTCAATCATCTAAAAAGTATGATCATATAGATAAACATATAAAATTACAAATATGTAAAAAAACACTAGATTTTCAAAAATCATTAGATTATATACAAGTTATGTTTATTGTTATAGACAAAGCTACTTTTACGGGAGATGTTTTTGAAACCGCTTGGAAATATCTTATACAAAGAATTCATAATACATTGGATAATAATAATTTTAGAGTCATAAACAATTCATCAAAAGATGAAAATAACGATAATTTTATATTAATTCCAGATAAAACCGATGATAAAAAACTAACTCAATTAGTAAGAAAACTTAGAAGATACAATCCGATTCCGAGTCGATTTGGTAATGGTTATTTAAATCTCCCTTTAACATTAATCGTTGAAGATCCATATACTAAAGATTCGATGAATTCATATATTCATCAATTAGTCGATGTGAATGCTTATTTTATGAAACAGAGTTTAGATCCAACAGCTTATATGAAAAGAAAAAAAGCGCACAACTTCATTAAACGATTAGAAAATATCAGATGCACACATATATCAAAAGAGAAAAATGGAATATTAATGGTTAAATAG
- a CDS encoding ImmA/IrrE family metallo-endopeptidase, translating to MWLKAKVQELVNEHKTFNPFEIASQKNIHVIKWDLHEQINGYYKYDRRNRYIVINCNLDDEFQRVVCAHELGHAILHTRVNTPFMTKNTFFSINKIEREANRFAAELLIPDDSLLEYNNIFDIASAYQVPVELVRLKCEVHHKN from the coding sequence ATGTGGTTGAAAGCTAAAGTACAAGAATTAGTAAATGAACACAAAACTTTCAACCCATTTGAAATAGCATCACAGAAAAACATCCATGTCATCAAATGGGATTTACACGAACAAATCAACGGTTATTATAAATACGATCGTCGAAATCGATACATAGTAATTAATTGCAACTTAGACGACGAGTTTCAACGTGTAGTATGTGCCCATGAACTTGGGCACGCAATACTACACACTAGAGTTAATACACCATTCATGACGAAGAATACATTTTTCTCTATAAACAAAATAGAACGCGAAGCCAATCGCTTTGCAGCCGAACTCTTAATCCCTGATGATAGTTTACTAGAATACAATAACATCTTTGACATCGCTTCTGCATATCAAGTGCCAGTTGAATTAGTCAGATTAAAATGTGAAGTCCATCATAAAAATTAA
- a CDS encoding helix-turn-helix transcriptional regulator has protein sequence MTYNNKLREIRKEVGMPVAELARRCKTTRQTITNIELHGQEPSVTLALKIAKALKRDPYDIFFTNDVIQGLQESDKTA, from the coding sequence ATGACTTACAATAATAAGTTGCGTGAAATTCGGAAAGAAGTAGGAATGCCTGTAGCAGAATTAGCAAGACGTTGTAAAACGACTAGACAAACGATTACTAATATTGAATTGCATGGTCAAGAACCTTCTGTAACGTTGGCTTTAAAAATCGCTAAAGCTTTAAAACGGGATCCATACGATATTTTTTTTACGAATGATGTTATACAAGGTTTACAAGAAAGTGATAAAACCGCATAG
- a CDS encoding helix-turn-helix domain-containing protein, whose product METLGEYLKKLRGKESLREASKRIGISHTYLDTIEKGYDKRSGKPVKPTPETLKLIADGYHVSYEDLMARAGYIEEIPDDNSTPLANKAEKDIAKRIQKFREEIENSDGLAFNGEPLSEEAKESLIESMEYIFRQTQKINKKYVPKKFRDEE is encoded by the coding sequence TTGGAAACTTTAGGTGAGTATTTAAAAAAACTTAGAGGGAAAGAGTCTTTGCGCGAAGCCAGTAAACGTATTGGTATAAGTCATACTTATTTAGATACAATCGAAAAAGGTTATGATAAACGTTCTGGTAAACCGGTAAAACCTACACCAGAAACTTTAAAACTTATTGCAGATGGTTACCATGTATCTTATGAAGATTTAATGGCGCGCGCTGGTTATATTGAAGAAATTCCGGATGATAACTCTACCCCATTAGCTAACAAAGCCGAAAAAGACATAGCCAAACGAATACAAAAATTCAGAGAAGAAATTGAAAATTCGGATGGATTAGCATTCAATGGAGAACCATTATCAGAGGAAGCGAAAGAATCACTGATTGAATCGATGGAGTATATTTTTCGGCAGACGCAGAAGATCAATAAGAAGTATGTTCCTAAGAAGTTTAGGGATGAGGAGTAA
- a CDS encoding sulfurtransferase TusA family protein: MEVNQVLDAKGLSCPLPIVRAKKAMDTLATGQVLEVHVTDKGALSDFPAWAKSSGHEILDQSIEADVIKFIIKKG, from the coding sequence ATGGAAGTCAATCAAGTGTTAGATGCAAAAGGATTATCTTGTCCACTCCCGATTGTACGGGCAAAAAAAGCAATGGATACGTTAGCGACAGGTCAAGTGTTAGAAGTGCATGTGACAGACAAAGGCGCACTATCTGACTTTCCTGCTTGGGCTAAATCAAGTGGACATGAAATATTAGATCAATCGATTGAAGCGGATGTAATCAAATTCATTATTAAAAAGGGATAA
- a CDS encoding DsrE/DsrF/DrsH-like family protein, with translation MSNKVAIIASNGGLFDAYKVFNIATAAAATEKEVAIFFTFEGLNLIHKEAMKQLPLPEGKEHYAEGFAKANVPSIPELVEMAKEMGVKLIACQMTMDVMNLTKEDFIDGIDVGGAVTFLEFAKDAAPTLTF, from the coding sequence ATGTCTAATAAAGTTGCAATTATTGCAAGTAATGGTGGATTATTTGATGCATATAAGGTATTTAATATCGCAACGGCAGCAGCTGCTACAGAGAAAGAAGTAGCAATCTTCTTTACATTTGAGGGTCTGAACTTGATTCATAAAGAAGCGATGAAACAATTGCCACTTCCAGAAGGAAAAGAACATTATGCAGAAGGATTTGCGAAAGCAAATGTTCCAAGTATTCCGGAATTAGTAGAAATGGCAAAAGAGATGGGAGTAAAATTAATCGCTTGTCAAATGACAATGGATGTTATGAATTTAACGAAGGAAGACTTTATTGATGGAATTGATGTAGGTGGCGCAGTTACATTCCTTGAGTTTGCAAAAGATGCTGCACCAACATTAACGTTTTAA
- a CDS encoding ORF6C domain-containing protein → MNQLQVIEHKGQRVLTTSQLAESYGTSSDRISKNFSENKERYKEGKHYILLQGEDLKRFKNDFRNSELVGKNASALYLWTEKGAWLHAKSLNTDEAWEAYEMLVDEYYRVTQEKQLPQDPIELALETSLKNYQEIKSLKSDVAYLKEYMRIDGAQEYALNSQGKAKVLEILGGYESPAYNAVARKAFAELWRDFKRHFKLPRYSELPKSKFDEAVYFISKWRPSTSLEIEIESYNKQTQLKLVK, encoded by the coding sequence ATGAATCAATTGCAAGTGATTGAACATAAAGGACAACGTGTTTTAACTACATCACAGCTTGCTGAAAGCTATGGGACAAGCAGTGATCGCATTTCAAAAAATTTCAGCGAAAACAAAGAACGCTACAAAGAAGGCAAACATTACATTTTACTTCAAGGAGAAGACTTAAAACGATTTAAGAACGACTTCCGAAATTCGGAACTGGTTGGAAAAAATGCATCAGCATTGTACTTATGGACAGAAAAAGGCGCATGGCTTCATGCGAAATCACTAAATACAGACGAAGCTTGGGAAGCTTATGAAATGTTAGTAGATGAATATTATCGTGTTACACAAGAGAAGCAACTTCCACAAGATCCTATCGAACTCGCTTTAGAAACATCACTAAAAAACTATCAAGAAATTAAATCTCTAAAAAGCGATGTTGCTTATTTAAAAGAATACATGCGCATTGATGGAGCGCAAGAATATGCTTTAAATTCACAGGGTAAAGCGAAAGTTTTAGAGATACTTGGTGGTTATGAATCGCCTGCATATAACGCAGTAGCACGTAAAGCTTTTGCAGAATTGTGGCGTGACTTTAAACGTCATTTCAAATTACCACGTTATAGTGAATTACCGAAATCAAAATTCGATGAAGCGGTTTACTTCATTAGCAAATGGCGCCCAAGCACTTCATTAGAAATTGAAATTGAAAGCTACAATAAACAAACTCAATTGAAATTAGTTAAATAA
- a CDS encoding tyrosine-type recombinase/integrase — translation MAKTNRKKNKLHKCKKDNELYWYLNSKGEKRWCFRHRYYDLFGRRREKTERGFTSEAAAYRALCEVRAKLAAGNNIEVEHDKMTVGQWVNIWYETHKNEWEITTRLQRKNIIRYQIEPLIGKMKLSTLDRETYKRKFINPLLEEYKPSTVRLFHRVFKVAINAAVDAEILPRNRFTKIKIVDEERREEPNVLSIHELNKFLEAAETEPFTSKLIVYTLAFTGMRRGEALGLKWKNIDTEKFTITIEATRDRKGYRTPKTLNSYRTIDIDENLASMFDKYRKWCKELFFSFGKRFTPEEFEEQFVFISYQTAEPYMDNSLHYAFKRLSKIVGFTVKPHTLRHTHASILLSKGIDVAVVADRLGNTPNVIWETYAHVIKESKSRTVDQFISALKTAEK, via the coding sequence ATGGCAAAAACTAATCGAAAAAAAAATAAATTGCATAAATGTAAAAAAGATAACGAATTGTATTGGTATTTAAACTCTAAAGGTGAAAAACGTTGGTGCTTTCGCCATCGTTATTATGATTTATTTGGCAGACGCCGAGAAAAAACAGAAAGAGGATTTACTAGTGAAGCCGCAGCATACAGAGCGTTATGCGAAGTACGCGCAAAATTGGCAGCAGGCAATAACATTGAAGTTGAACACGACAAAATGACTGTGGGACAATGGGTCAACATTTGGTATGAAACACATAAAAACGAGTGGGAGATTACTACTCGATTACAAAGAAAAAATATTATTCGATACCAAATTGAGCCGTTAATCGGAAAAATGAAACTTTCAACGTTAGACAGAGAAACATACAAACGGAAATTTATTAATCCGCTTTTAGAGGAATATAAACCATCAACAGTAAGACTGTTCCATCGGGTGTTTAAAGTGGCAATTAATGCTGCTGTGGATGCTGAAATTCTTCCTCGTAATCGTTTCACAAAAATTAAAATTGTAGACGAAGAACGTCGTGAGGAACCAAATGTTTTAAGCATTCACGAATTAAATAAGTTTTTAGAAGCTGCTGAAACCGAACCATTCACTTCGAAACTTATTGTTTATACACTAGCTTTCACTGGTATGCGTCGCGGCGAAGCGCTTGGTTTGAAATGGAAAAATATTGATACAGAAAAATTTACAATCACAATTGAAGCTACAAGAGATCGTAAAGGTTATCGTACTCCAAAGACATTAAATAGTTATCGGACAATCGATATCGACGAAAATTTGGCTTCGATGTTTGATAAGTATCGTAAATGGTGCAAAGAGTTATTCTTTTCTTTCGGCAAAAGATTTACACCGGAAGAATTTGAAGAACAGTTTGTTTTTATATCATATCAAACAGCAGAACCATATATGGACAACAGTTTACACTATGCATTTAAAAGATTATCCAAAATCGTCGGTTTTACCGTTAAACCACATACTCTTAGACACACGCATGCTTCGATATTACTTTCAAAAGGTATCGACGTAGCAGTAGTAGCAGACCGACTTGGAAACACCCCAAATGTTATTTGGGAAACATATGCTCATGTTATTAAAGAAAGTAAAAGTCGAACAGTCGATCAGTTTATTTCTGCCTTGAAAACAGCTGAAAAATAG
- the istB gene encoding IS21-like element helper ATPase IstB, with protein sequence MKQDIKELCKSLRLAYVADVYEQIPFETPKQFLYGLLKEEIRLREKARAIRLIKKAKFLDKKSLHDYEWTEQLRFPPHLTKEDLCSLQFIENRENVVLVGSPGTGKTHLATGLGRKACELGYEVRFYRVAHLVEELEQALRNNRLSAFRKRMEKVDLVILDEMGYLPFSKEGAELLFQIISEFYEQKSVIITSNLEFSQWNRIFTDSRLTAALVDRLIHHAHIISFHGESYRLSHALSKRN encoded by the coding sequence TTGAAACAGGACATTAAAGAATTGTGTAAGTCATTGAGGTTAGCTTATGTTGCGGATGTATACGAGCAAATACCGTTTGAAACTCCGAAACAATTCTTATATGGGCTACTTAAGGAGGAAATAAGATTAAGAGAAAAAGCGAGAGCAATCCGCTTGATAAAAAAGGCGAAGTTCTTAGATAAAAAGAGTTTACATGATTACGAGTGGACCGAACAACTTCGGTTCCCTCCTCACTTAACCAAAGAGGATTTGTGTAGCCTACAATTTATTGAGAATCGAGAAAATGTAGTTTTAGTTGGTTCACCCGGGACAGGGAAGACTCATTTAGCCACAGGACTAGGGAGAAAAGCTTGTGAACTAGGTTATGAGGTTCGTTTTTACCGTGTTGCCCACCTAGTTGAGGAATTAGAACAAGCTTTACGTAACAACCGTTTATCAGCATTTAGAAAACGGATGGAGAAGGTTGATTTGGTCATTTTAGATGAAATGGGATACTTACCATTTAGTAAAGAAGGAGCTGAATTATTATTCCAAATTATATCGGAGTTTTATGAACAGAAAAGCGTAATTATTACATCTAACTTAGAATTTAGTCAATGGAACCGGATCTTTACAGATTCTCGTTTAACAGCAGCGTTAGTGGACAGGCTAATTCATCACGCCCATATCATCTCTTTTCATGGCGAGAGCTATAGACTGTCCCACGCATTGTCGAAAAGGAATTAA
- a CDS encoding DUF6414 family protein: protein MKEIIYLDTQFLNSFLAQKNDGLPTLKSHERAEEIKDALESSDGHKSGSSIEAIFKTGDFEIPLVFKGPSGEIKGVWRPGTYSEEKAIASQTEAAKQIISTQMHDNALEEFIIYLNENTEDIYVTELTEDKNCIGKYVTKKSTFNIIDFDYLIKIMQADIIKMFMFDELDKKLDEINQQLKNIPKAQKNTKEYQQMNSFFKDRKVEIENTKKQTISELEKVEKMLKYLKEILPNSTFLIGDGIIAPLKEEFLREQGKELSFKYGNSSNLEITLLGKVTGKINSSELPQLNDIDIVLQLHQMIYFILESLKLTKKGDHIVSPVAIYFE, encoded by the coding sequence ATGAAAGAAATTATTTATTTAGACACTCAATTTCTAAATTCTTTTTTAGCTCAAAAAAACGACGGACTCCCTACGTTAAAAAGTCATGAAAGAGCAGAGGAAATCAAAGATGCATTAGAGTCTTCTGATGGGCATAAAAGCGGATCAAGTATTGAAGCTATTTTTAAAACTGGTGATTTTGAGATTCCACTTGTATTTAAGGGGCCTTCTGGTGAAATTAAAGGAGTTTGGAGACCTGGTACTTATTCAGAAGAAAAAGCTATAGCTTCTCAAACTGAAGCTGCAAAACAAATTATTTCAACTCAAATGCATGATAACGCCCTAGAGGAATTCATTATTTATTTAAATGAAAATACAGAAGATATTTATGTTACAGAGTTAACTGAAGATAAGAATTGTATTGGTAAATATGTTACTAAAAAAAGTACTTTTAATATTATTGATTTTGATTATTTAATCAAAATAATGCAAGCAGATATAATTAAAATGTTTATGTTTGATGAACTAGATAAAAAATTAGACGAGATAAATCAGCAACTTAAAAATATACCAAAAGCACAAAAGAATACTAAAGAATATCAACAAATGAATTCATTTTTTAAAGATAGAAAAGTAGAAATAGAAAATACGAAAAAACAAACTATTTCTGAATTAGAAAAAGTTGAAAAGATGTTGAAGTATTTGAAGGAAATTCTACCTAACTCAACATTTTTAATCGGTGATGGAATAATAGCACCGTTAAAAGAGGAATTTCTAAGAGAACAAGGAAAGGAATTAAGCTTTAAATATGGCAATTCTTCAAATTTAGAAATTACACTTCTGGGGAAAGTAACTGGGAAAATAAATAGCAGTGAATTACCTCAATTAAACGATATTGATATTGTATTACAGTTGCATCAAATGATTTATTTTATATTAGAATCATTAAAGTTAACAAAAAAAGGAGACCACATAGTCTCTCCTGTTGCTATTTATTTCGAATAA
- a CDS encoding sulfite exporter TauE/SafE family protein, which translates to MDIAWILTIFAIGFVGSFISGMVGIGGSIIKYPMLLYIPSLLGFTAFTAHEVSGISAVQVFFASLAGVWAYRKGNYLNKSLIFYMGSGILIGSIIGSFGSSYFSEQGVNIVYGILALIAGIMMFIPKKQIDDIPLEQVTFNKLLATILSLIVGIGSGIVGAAGGFLLVPIMLVVLKIPTRMTIATSLAVTFISSIGSAVGKLSTGQVDYLPAIIMIVASMIASPLGVKVGKKMNPSTLKWILAILIIGTAIKVWMDIL; encoded by the coding sequence ATGGACATTGCTTGGATTCTAACCATATTTGCAATAGGATTTGTTGGGTCATTTATCTCAGGGATGGTTGGAATTGGTGGATCGATTATTAAATATCCAATGCTTTTGTATATCCCTTCTTTATTAGGCTTTACCGCATTTACAGCTCATGAGGTATCTGGGATAAGTGCTGTACAAGTATTCTTTGCTTCTCTTGCTGGTGTTTGGGCATATCGAAAAGGTAACTATTTAAATAAATCCCTTATTTTCTATATGGGAAGTGGAATTTTAATAGGAAGTATCATCGGAAGTTTTGGTTCATCCTATTTTTCGGAACAAGGTGTTAACATTGTATACGGAATCTTGGCGTTAATCGCCGGAATTATGATGTTTATTCCAAAGAAGCAAATTGATGATATCCCGTTAGAACAAGTCACTTTCAATAAACTACTTGCAACGATTTTATCTCTCATAGTGGGAATTGGTTCAGGGATTGTTGGAGCAGCCGGTGGTTTCCTCCTTGTACCGATAATGCTTGTCGTATTAAAAATACCAACTCGCATGACCATTGCAACAAGTTTAGCTGTTACGTTTATTTCATCGATAGGAAGTGCAGTAGGGAAACTATCAACAGGGCAAGTAGATTACTTGCCAGCCATTATTATGATTGTCGCAAGTATGATTGCTTCACCTTTAGGAGTGAAGGTTGGTAAAAAAATGAACCCTTCTACTTTGAAGTGGATTCTAGCGATTCTCATTATCGGTACAGCTATTAAAGTATGGATGGATATACTATAA
- a CDS encoding sulfurtransferase TusA family protein → MSIKAHVQLDCTGLSCPMPIVKTKKAMEGIEEGQVLEVKATDKGSIADLKAWCDSVGHQYIGMFEENGVLFHYIRKCNEQVVEKKFEHTISNDEVLSRVKNGGILLDVREEVEYAFGHIEGSISIPMGELEDRLDELDKDKEIYVICRTGTRSDLAAQKLVEKGFTKVYNVLPGMSAWKGDLIKKL, encoded by the coding sequence ATGTCGATAAAGGCACATGTACAGTTAGATTGTACGGGGCTTTCATGTCCAATGCCGATTGTGAAGACGAAAAAGGCAATGGAAGGTATCGAGGAAGGCCAAGTATTAGAAGTGAAAGCGACCGATAAAGGTTCAATTGCCGACTTAAAAGCATGGTGTGACAGTGTTGGACATCAATATATCGGTATGTTTGAAGAAAATGGCGTGCTGTTTCATTACATTCGTAAATGTAATGAGCAAGTTGTTGAAAAGAAATTTGAACATACAATCTCGAATGATGAAGTTCTGAGTCGAGTGAAAAATGGCGGAATTCTTCTAGATGTTCGAGAAGAAGTGGAATACGCTTTTGGTCATATTGAAGGCTCCATATCCATTCCAATGGGGGAATTAGAAGACCGTTTAGATGAATTAGACAAAGACAAGGAAATCTATGTCATTTGTCGAACAGGTACACGCAGTGATTTAGCTGCTCAAAAATTAGTAGAAAAAGGTTTTACAAAAGTTTATAACGTCTTACCAGGAATGAGTGCTTGGAAAGGCGATTTAATAAAAAAATTATAA